The Alicyclobacillus macrosporangiidus CPP55 genome segment TCGGTGGCCCACAGGCCGTCTGCGTACAGGGCGGGGTGATCGTGCCCCTGCACGACGATCAGCACGTTGTTCACCAGGTCCTTGTCTGCGACGAACCAAGGTTCGCCGGTTCCAGATCCGCCGATGCCGAGTCCGTGCCGCTGCCCGATGGTGTAGTACATGAGCCCCTGGTGGTACCCCTTCAGCTCGCCGTCGATGCTGCGGATCTCCCCGGGCTGCGCGGGCAGGTACTGCTGCAGGAACTGGCGGAAGTTGCGCTCGCCGATGAAGCAGATGCCGGTGCTGTCCTTCTTCTCAGCGGTCGGCAGACCGGCTTCCCGCGCCAGGCGCCGAACCTCCGGCTTGGTCAGGTGGCCGATGGGGAATATCGCCCGGCTGAGGGGCTCCTGGCTCAGCATGTGCAGGAAGTAGGTCTGGTCCTTGTTCGCGTCGGCGGATCGCAACAATTCGAACCGCCCGTTCCGCTCGCGCACCTGGGCGTAGTGGCCGGTGGCGAGCCGATCCGCGCCGAGTTCCAGCGCGCACTGCAGCAGCTCCTTGAACTTGATCTCGCGGTTGCACAGCACGTCCGGGTTGGGCGTGCGGCCCCGCCGGTACTCCTCCAGGAAATATCGGAACACGCGATCCATGTACTCGCGCTCGAAGTTGACGCTGTAGTACGGGATGCCGATGTGATCGCACACCCGCCGGACGTCCTCGAAGTCCTCCTCGGCGGTGCAGTGGCCGAACTCGTCGGTGTCGTCCCAGTTTTTCATGAACACGCCGATCACGTCATAGCCCTGCTGCTTGAGCAGCCACGCGGCCACTGAGGAATCGACGCCGCCGGACATGCCCACCACCACGCGCGTCTCCTGCGGGGCTTTCGTCATCGGAATCCCTCCTCTCTGGGTACGGTGGTCGGGCGTGTTGCCCCCATTCGACCTATTATACCGCATCGATGGAGCGTGCCGTCGACACCTCATGTACGCTTGGGCACGGTAGCCCACAGGTCACGGAACGGGGTGTCAATGGGTTACCACCTCGCCTCCGGCATCCCAGGGGCCGACAACACGGCGCACACCGAACCAACGCGAAACGGTCGCCCGCCCCCGATAGGGATGCGGGCGACCGCACCGGCGCGATCGAAATCAGCCGTCCGAGCGTCA includes the following:
- the mnmA gene encoding tRNA 2-thiouridine(34) synthase MnmA gives rise to the protein MTKAPQETRVVVGMSGGVDSSVAAWLLKQQGYDVIGVFMKNWDDTDEFGHCTAEEDFEDVRRVCDHIGIPYYSVNFEREYMDRVFRYFLEEYRRGRTPNPDVLCNREIKFKELLQCALELGADRLATGHYAQVRERNGRFELLRSADANKDQTYFLHMLSQEPLSRAIFPIGHLTKPEVRRLAREAGLPTAEKKDSTGICFIGERNFRQFLQQYLPAQPGEIRSIDGELKGYHQGLMYYTIGQRHGLGIGGSGTGEPWFVADKDLVNNVLIVVQGHDHPALYADGLWATDVAFIRGDAPAETFHCTAKFRYRQQDQGVTVHLQSGGRAHVVFDQPQRAITPGQSVVFYDGEVCLGGGIIDRAERAADGLL